The Acidicapsa acidisoli genome window below encodes:
- a CDS encoding general stress protein, whose translation MANKNTSVFAIFPTASSAEAAVDRLVTAGFSQENISVLMSDIESTREFAHEKNTKAPEGAAWGVTAGGVAGGALGLLAGIGALAIPGVGPLIAAGPIMGALAGLGVGGAVGGLVGALVGLGIPEYEAKRYEGRVKDGGVLLSAHCNTSDEIRSAKEILKASGGEHISSTGESAAASGKEGIARRDIDTHVTTY comes from the coding sequence ATGGCGAACAAGAATACATCTGTATTTGCAATCTTTCCCACAGCATCCAGTGCAGAGGCTGCGGTCGATCGCTTAGTCACCGCAGGATTCTCGCAGGAGAATATCTCTGTCCTCATGTCGGACATCGAGTCCACTCGTGAGTTCGCTCACGAAAAGAACACCAAGGCTCCCGAAGGCGCAGCGTGGGGTGTCACCGCCGGCGGCGTAGCGGGTGGCGCGCTCGGCCTGTTGGCCGGCATAGGCGCCTTGGCCATTCCCGGTGTTGGTCCGCTCATCGCTGCTGGTCCCATCATGGGAGCGCTGGCTGGGCTGGGAGTCGGCGGAGCAGTCGGCGGCCTCGTCGGAGCTCTCGTCGGTCTCGGCATCCCCGAGTATGAAGCCAAGCGCTACGAAGGCCGCGTCAAAGACGGCGGAGTTCTGCTCTCCGCTCACTGCAACACCTCGGATGAAATTCGCAGCGCCAAGGAAATTCTCAAAGCCTCAGGCGGCGAACATATTTCTTCGACCGGAGAATCTGCCGCCGCTTCTGGCAAAGAAGGCATAGCCAGGCGCGACATTGACACCCACGTCACGACTTACTGA
- a CDS encoding BON domain-containing protein has translation MLDLSHKYRTSALAISLLAGASFAYAMPAIQQDPANPQSTPAPDNSAQNKGQTDTAEKQGSSPEDREIARKIRRSIMDDNTLSTYAKNVKIIVRDGAVTLKGPVTTEDEKKKIGDLAAQAVSGADKVTNELTIKPS, from the coding sequence ATGCTAGACCTTTCCCACAAATATCGCACTTCGGCCCTCGCAATTTCATTGCTGGCTGGTGCTTCTTTTGCATATGCAATGCCAGCAATTCAGCAGGACCCGGCAAATCCCCAATCAACTCCCGCACCCGACAATTCGGCTCAAAACAAGGGCCAGACCGACACCGCGGAAAAGCAAGGCAGCAGCCCTGAAGACCGCGAAATTGCCAGAAAGATTCGCAGGTCCATCATGGATGACAACACTTTGTCGACCTATGCGAAGAACGTGAAGATCATTGTCAGGGATGGCGCCGTAACCCTTAAAGGACCGGTCACTACCGAGGACGAGAAAAAGAAGATCGGCGACCTGGCTGCGCAAGCCGTCAGCGGAGCGGACAAAGTTACCAACGAACTCACAATCAAGCCGTCCTGA
- a CDS encoding alpha-L-arabinofuranosidase A, giving the protein MRRFASNDRYMFSVSSISRRVIWVLLTAMALPSGLTAQSASEPAAQLNIDVMRIVSPVSPTLYGLMTEEINHSYDGGLYAEMIQNRAFHSDWEGEPPWDVMRHGNAVAEKRLDTTTGPSQALNYSMKLAVTKASQGNEAGLTNPGFWGYGIRPETTYSGSLYARVADADADAQIGPITVRMINNATGAVEAQAQVVARSGGWARYEYKLTTGKIAPSTANHLEFTVSHPGTVWLQLVSLMQPTFNNRPNGNRVDLMQRMAAMHPKFLRLPGGNYLEGMTVGERFDWKKTIGPIEDRAGHQGPWFYWSSDGLGLLEFLEWCEDLKVEPVLAVYAGYSLGGSHVAAGKDLEPFVQSALDEVEYVTGDSSTKWGAERARDGHPEPFPLHYVEIGNEDYLDRSGSYPDRYAQFAEAMRKHYPQLKLIATDGNSEYETRVHPDVSDEHYYKSPADMMDLVHHYDKVSRSGPKIFVGEWATRSGSPTPNFGDALGDAAWMTSMERNSDLIVMASYAPLLANVSPGAMEWPTDLIGFDAGTTYGSPSYWAQCLFAAHLGDGTAQSSISGENKRFFYSATVSSKDKVLHLKLVNASSIDQPLSLSLSGVQGVHTATMSSLHGATFDATNSISDPNVIRPVESTVSVHEDRWSHTVPALTIEVIDLPF; this is encoded by the coding sequence ATGCGAAGATTCGCTTCGAATGATCGGTACATGTTTTCTGTGTCTTCTATATCTCGTCGTGTTATCTGGGTTTTGCTGACGGCGATGGCCCTTCCTTCCGGTCTTACGGCGCAGTCTGCGAGTGAGCCCGCGGCACAATTGAACATCGATGTTATGCGGATCGTTTCGCCGGTAAGTCCTACCTTGTATGGCTTGATGACGGAAGAGATCAACCACTCGTATGATGGCGGCCTCTATGCTGAGATGATTCAGAATCGAGCCTTTCACTCGGATTGGGAAGGCGAACCGCCGTGGGATGTTATGCGCCATGGAAACGCTGTCGCTGAGAAGCGTCTTGATACAACCACAGGTCCGAGTCAGGCTCTGAATTACAGCATGAAGCTGGCGGTCACCAAGGCGTCGCAGGGGAATGAGGCAGGTCTGACCAACCCTGGCTTCTGGGGATACGGAATTCGGCCGGAGACGACTTACTCCGGGTCGCTGTATGCTCGCGTTGCGGATGCCGATGCCGATGCGCAGATTGGACCGATCACGGTGCGGATGATCAACAACGCGACAGGCGCGGTGGAGGCGCAGGCGCAGGTGGTGGCGCGTTCAGGAGGATGGGCGCGCTATGAGTACAAGCTGACGACGGGAAAGATTGCGCCCTCGACGGCCAATCATCTGGAGTTCACTGTCAGCCATCCCGGAACGGTCTGGTTACAACTGGTTTCGCTGATGCAGCCGACGTTCAATAACAGGCCCAACGGCAACCGCGTCGACCTGATGCAACGCATGGCAGCGATGCATCCAAAGTTTTTGCGTTTGCCGGGCGGCAACTATCTCGAAGGGATGACGGTCGGGGAACGATTTGACTGGAAGAAGACCATCGGACCGATTGAGGATCGGGCAGGGCATCAGGGGCCATGGTTTTACTGGTCGAGCGATGGGCTGGGTCTGCTTGAGTTTTTGGAATGGTGTGAAGACCTTAAGGTTGAACCGGTGCTTGCGGTTTATGCGGGGTACTCACTCGGCGGAAGCCATGTGGCTGCGGGCAAGGATCTTGAACCGTTCGTGCAGTCAGCGTTGGATGAAGTGGAATATGTGACCGGTGACTCCAGTACGAAGTGGGGCGCGGAGCGGGCGCGTGACGGACATCCGGAGCCGTTCCCGCTGCACTATGTGGAGATCGGCAACGAGGACTATCTGGATAGGTCGGGAAGTTACCCCGACCGTTATGCGCAGTTTGCGGAAGCGATGCGTAAGCACTATCCACAGTTGAAGCTGATTGCTACGGACGGCAATAGCGAGTATGAGACGCGAGTCCATCCCGATGTCTCGGATGAGCATTATTACAAGTCACCTGCGGACATGATGGATCTTGTGCATCACTACGACAAGGTTTCGCGGAGTGGCCCGAAGATATTCGTGGGTGAATGGGCTACCAGATCGGGATCGCCTACACCCAACTTTGGCGATGCGCTTGGAGATGCGGCGTGGATGACTTCTATGGAGCGCAACAGCGATCTTATCGTGATGGCAAGTTATGCTCCGTTGCTTGCGAATGTAAGTCCGGGCGCGATGGAGTGGCCTACGGATCTGATTGGATTTGACGCGGGGACGACGTATGGTTCGCCGAGCTATTGGGCGCAGTGTCTTTTCGCCGCGCATCTGGGCGACGGCACCGCGCAAAGCTCCATTTCCGGTGAAAATAAGCGATTCTTCTACTCGGCGACAGTGAGTTCAAAAGATAAAGTACTGCATCTGAAGCTGGTGAATGCTTCCAGCATTGACCAGCCGCTTTCATTGAGCCTGAGTGGGGTGCAAGGAGTGCATACCGCGACGATGAGTTCGCTGCATGGAGCAACCTTTGACGCGACGAACTCAATCAGCGATCCGAATGTGATACGGCCTGTGGAATCGACTGTTTCTGTACACGAAGACCGTTGGAGTCACACAGTGCCGGCGCTCACAATCGAAGTCATTGATCTGCCATTTTAG
- a CDS encoding YciE/YciF ferroxidase family protein, with amino-acid sequence MSVDTLEKLLIDELKDLYSAEHQITKALPKIAKAAANPELKSALESHLAETLGQVQRLDKIGEILGKSLKGKTCEGMKGVLTEGASVLEEVASGNIRDAGIISAAQRVEHYEMAGYGAVREYAGLLGMKQVAALLDETLHEEKAADQKLTKIAKSVNADAMSVAV; translated from the coding sequence ATGAGCGTCGATACTCTCGAAAAGCTGCTAATCGATGAACTGAAAGATCTGTATTCAGCCGAGCATCAGATAACCAAGGCCCTGCCCAAGATCGCCAAGGCCGCCGCAAATCCTGAGCTCAAATCCGCTCTCGAAAGCCACTTAGCGGAAACTCTGGGCCAGGTTCAGCGTCTCGACAAGATAGGCGAGATTCTAGGCAAGAGCCTGAAAGGCAAGACATGCGAAGGCATGAAGGGCGTTCTAACCGAGGGCGCATCCGTATTGGAAGAAGTAGCTTCCGGCAATATCCGCGACGCCGGCATCATCTCGGCGGCTCAACGCGTCGAGCACTACGAAATGGCCGGCTACGGAGCGGTTCGCGAATACGCGGGCCTGCTCGGAATGAAACAAGTTGCAGCCCTGCTCGACGAGACGTTGCATGAAGAAAAAGCGGCTGACCAGAAGCTTACCAAGATCGCGAAAAGCGTCAATGCTGATGCAATGAGCGTCGCAGTCTGA
- a CDS encoding cytochrome P450: protein MAGTTQDVSVTAESPSSKPVVIHKDRFRFPPGLRYNLPFYFFAGFFDRRNPILLFQYLTATYGRAAHYRLLWNHIVLLNNPADIREVLVDKAQFFIKERTQKRMKILLGEGLITADDETHKRHRRIAAPAFHRQRIQAYADTIVEHASTMRDQWQPGKQIDIAAEMMRLALQITARTLFDTEVTPEIAVINDEANAVMEMYNDLVAMPRAEDLLRWKLPIPVLTRFRKSKARLDVVVDKMIKARQAESTKAAREGKPVGSDLLSMLIAARDDEDRTGAKALRSDELRDEVLTIFLAGYETVANALSWTWLLLGQNPEAESRLHAELDATLQDRLPTLEDLPRLPYTEMVIAEAMRLYPPAWAMGRQAIEDVEIGPYRVPRGTYFFFSQYIIHRDPKYFPEPLAFHPERFTVEAKAQRPKFAYFPFGGGGRQCIGESFAWMEAVLVLATLAQRWRLTVIEDQQIALQPKITLRPKFGILTVPQLRRL, encoded by the coding sequence ATGGCAGGCACGACACAAGACGTCAGCGTGACAGCGGAATCACCGTCCTCAAAGCCGGTCGTTATCCACAAAGACCGATTCCGATTCCCGCCCGGTCTGCGTTATAACCTGCCCTTCTACTTCTTCGCCGGATTCTTCGACCGCCGCAATCCTATCCTGCTCTTCCAATACTTAACTGCCACCTACGGCCGCGCCGCGCACTACCGCCTGCTCTGGAACCACATCGTCCTGCTCAACAATCCCGCCGACATTCGCGAAGTCCTGGTCGACAAGGCCCAGTTCTTTATCAAGGAGCGCACCCAGAAACGCATGAAGATCCTGCTCGGCGAGGGGCTCATCACCGCCGACGACGAAACCCACAAGCGCCATCGTCGCATCGCCGCTCCAGCCTTCCATCGCCAGCGCATCCAGGCCTACGCCGACACCATCGTCGAACATGCCTCCACCATGCGAGACCAATGGCAACCCGGCAAGCAGATCGACATCGCCGCAGAGATGATGCGCCTCGCCCTGCAAATCACGGCGCGCACCCTCTTCGATACCGAAGTCACGCCCGAGATCGCCGTCATCAACGACGAAGCCAACGCCGTAATGGAGATGTACAACGATCTCGTCGCCATGCCCCGCGCCGAAGACCTCCTGCGCTGGAAGCTGCCCATCCCCGTCCTCACGCGCTTCCGCAAATCCAAAGCCCGCCTCGACGTCGTCGTAGACAAAATGATCAAGGCCAGGCAAGCCGAAAGTACCAAAGCCGCCCGCGAAGGAAAACCCGTAGGCAGCGATCTGCTCTCCATGCTGATCGCTGCCCGCGACGACGAAGATCGCACCGGCGCAAAGGCGTTGAGGAGCGATGAGCTACGCGACGAAGTTCTGACAATTTTCCTCGCTGGCTACGAAACCGTAGCCAACGCACTCTCCTGGACGTGGCTCCTGCTCGGCCAGAACCCTGAAGCCGAATCCCGCCTCCACGCCGAACTCGACGCGACACTGCAAGACCGCCTGCCCACACTGGAAGACCTCCCCCGTCTGCCCTACACCGAGATGGTCATCGCCGAAGCCATGCGCCTCTACCCGCCCGCGTGGGCCATGGGCCGACAGGCCATCGAAGACGTCGAAATCGGCCCCTACCGCGTCCCGCGAGGTACCTACTTCTTCTTCAGCCAATACATCATCCATCGTGACCCGAAATATTTCCCCGAACCGCTCGCCTTTCACCCCGAGCGCTTCACTGTCGAAGCCAAAGCCCAGCGCCCAAAGTTCGCCTACTTTCCCTTCGGCGGCGGCGGACGCCAGTGCATCGGCGAATCCTTCGCCTGGATGGAAGCCGTGCTTGTCCTCGCCACACTGGCCCAGCGCTGGCGGCTCACGGTCATTGAAGATCAACAGATAGCCCTCCAACCCAAAATCACTCTCCGTCCCAAATTCGGAATCCTGACCGTTCCCCAGCTTCGCCGTCTTTAG